In the genome of Brachypodium distachyon strain Bd21 chromosome 3, Brachypodium_distachyon_v3.0, whole genome shotgun sequence, the window TCGCGCATTGCAGCACAGTTTCCTGAATCTTGCGGATCTTAAGTCATTAGTTActttttcagtttttcctGACCTTCAGCAAAGGTGGCTGAGCCTAGTCTTGGGTGAGATCTGCCacgaaacaaaagaaagatgatCAGTTTATTTGGATGAGGAAATAACACTACAAAGGAGTAACCTTTTCTGAAACAATCAcgagcatgcatgtgtgccGAGCACACAAAAACATACGATCTGCATCGATGCAAATACTACAAATATACAATCATATGTGAATTAACGAGGTGTGATATGCAAGTCAAAGATTTATAGATGACTCAAATCTGCGAATTTGAAACAGACAAGAACATGATGCTATGTCTAGTGAAGAAGCAATCTGTCTGAACAAGTCAGATGGATCTAGTTATGTTTGTTTTGCTTTCAGTCATGTTAAATTGTCAATAAACACTACAGGAATCTGGTGCAGTGTACTCCGTACATAATTTGTAAAAAAGTATACGTACATTTATGCACCAAACAAAAATAGAGGTGGCTTCAAGAAATAAAGAACTGTACTTCACCTGGGACATAAGCCTCATTGAACATGTCATTCAACCGTGAGTTCTCCAGGCTCGGTACTCTTTTCATCTTTCTGTAACCGAGAGGCAGGCAAGATAGATCTGAGTTGGGTGTTCTCCATGTTTGACAATAGTTGTGTCACAGTCTTAATTTGAGAAGCACTGCAAGGTGTGAAGTTTAAATGATGATGTTACTAGAGGTGACACTGAATAAAAATAACATCAAATCGTGCAGTTCGTTGAAACATGTAAAAATTATTGTTAAAAAGCTCTGTGAATAAGCTAAATTAGTTCCAAAGATTCTTTTAACATAATAATGGGTGTGTAAATGACATGAAGTTGTGAAAGTCACCTTTGTAGACTACTGTCCATAAAAGCATCCAAGGAAGAAATTACATTAGGTAGTTGTTGTAGCACCTAGAATATATTAAGATACAAATGTTAATAACTACATTCCCTAGGCAAAGTAATTTCACATCAATGCAAAAAGGGACACCTTACTTGCTCTGTGTTCTTTGTAACAGATGCTTTTGCCAAGAGATTCTTTGGAAGTTTTGCCAAGTGGACCTGTAACCAAAAGGATACCGTCTTAGCACAATAACACATAAAACTATTCCTTCCAGGCACAGACCACAGAATCACAAATATATCAACACTCCTGAATTCAGTGTATTGGCATATATCTGCAGTTGCAGGCTTGTAGCAAGTAAATAAACTCGGATATATTGGGGTATAGAAGATTATTTTGAGGAATCTGGGGGACAGAGGATGATCGCAGCCAGGAAGAGTTCCACTTCCACGAGCATCTGAGTCTAGTGGTTCAGATCTATGAGGTCTGAACTAGAATGAAAATATACAAACAATCTAGCCATGTAATATCATTCTGCATATGAACACCACAGAGCAGTATCTTTGTAACTTTTTCAACACTGATCAAAGCTCTCACTACTCATCAATGTCGATAAATGTTAGATGTGTCTTGACCTCATATACTAGATCATAAAATGCAACAAGGCAACTAGGATTTGGTCATAAATGCGTACATTCAGGCATCAAGACCTAATTACAAGTAGTTATGACTAAATCTATATCTATCATAAGATTCACAACATTGAGGGCACCTAAAGAACAATTATGCAGGAATCAGCATCCTTTTGCTGCCAAATTTTCCCAGATTTGACAAATCGTTGCTTTTGATCACATCCAAACGGATGGGAAACAGCAAGGAACTCGTAGACGACAAACTGGAACAGACGAAGGATTAGAGGGAGAGTGGGGACCTGGGCAGGGGAGGACTGCTCCATGAGGTGGAGGAGGTTGGAGGTGGACTGCACCGACTGTCCTATctgctccgccaccgccgccttcgctccgcctccgccgcccgccgccgcagccatctcccacgtcgtcgtcgtcgttgtcgcACACCGCGGCCTCAAAATAATTCGAAGCCCAGCCCAATAAACTGTAACATGGGCCACGTGGGCTGTCCATCTAAGGACCCATTTGTAATTTGAAACATTTTCAGAGGTGTTGCATACAAAATTACCAATCCCCTCTAGAAGACGACACGCCCCccaccggccggcggcgaggaagaggaggagaagatggcggcgg includes:
- the LOC100832258 gene encoding tobamovirus multiplication protein 2B, whose translation is MAAAAGGGGGAKAAVAEQIGQSVQSTSNLLHLMEQSSPAQVHLAKLPKNLLAKASVTKNTEQVLQQLPNVISSLDAFMDSSLQSASQIKTVTQLLSNMENTQLRSILPASRLQKDEKSTEPGELTVE